A genomic window from Camelina sativa cultivar DH55 chromosome 2, Cs, whole genome shotgun sequence includes:
- the LOC109126777 gene encoding uncharacterized protein At3g60930, chloroplastic-like, with protein MSPPKSSSGKAAKPLIPGVYGPHQSSNLSAENLAEVRGSTGIPPEVEIRFPEAHESSENPPPGYCCAFEIFFSTCGLSFPLPELIVNMMFELGFALPQMCANFVRTVMCLQTLGEEFDYQLSLADFLQVYTVKTGHTKGTLYVSPLSGLKVFDDLPEKDEKWRKSYFFFPVNELGHRTSSYVLKWTLKIDHFERRLLCPTFAEFFSRFCSQGQIAWDSFSCERIRASTARLGRRSLVCSDPVSVSEMNYREERACRIAEKEAKKQMAAALAEGKACIPIKNSSGSSVPEVSGTSAPPTGSSELGTESTKAPAGPLSMTEMICSKNPSAPPASPADLMRSYIRPGVLIPAFADMTEVNRFADKIGKLMIEFNSSVASYEDQLFASPSSSEVNLLQERIADLEAQKAEIEVLDLGVANEDLRDKLKKARDLYFEAAGDLKAAKNRLHEIELRNQLLEAGNSCEIERVRREERQAMKRTLRPLVEEVKVTFEEREKLAPLQIRAAEIRANRMLVEEISRREIQDMEAELGLLKADEEEADEKVSKVTPRDLDLTAFSDLLADMLDLLCSEHPLSVTIDESGTNVGQISNQGMDDYLANTRLEGELVEMGLALSETASEPAFPNQ; from the exons ATGTCTCCTCCGAAATCCTCATCGGGTAAAGCCGCGAAACCCTTGATTCCGGGCGTTTATGGCCCCCATCAGTCGTCAAACCTCTCAGCGGAGAACCTAGCTGAGGTTAGGGGGTCCACCGGGATTCCGCCGGAGGTCGAAATCAGATTCCCGGAGGCTCATGAGTCCTCGGAGAATCCTCCTCCGGGGTACTGCTGCGCGTTCGAGATATTCTTCTCCACGTGTGGTTTGTCGTTTCCCCTTCCCGAACTCATCGTGAACATGATGTTTGAACTGGGCTTTGCTCTCCCCCAAATGTGCGCGAACTTTGTTCGGACTGTTATGTGCCTTCAAACTCTGGGGGAGGAGTTTGACTACCAGCTGTCACTGGCGGACTTCCTCCAGGTGTACACAGTGAAAACAGGTCACACCAAGGGCACACTCTATGTGAGCCCGCTTTCCGGACTGAAGGTCTTTGACGACCTGCCCGAGAAGGACGAGAAATGGCGGAAGTCTTACTTCTTCTTCCCGGTCAACGAGCTCGGCCACCGCACGAGCTCATACGTATTGAAGTGGACCTTGAAAATTG atcacTTCGAGCGCAGACTGCTTTGCCCTACATTCGCGGAGTTCTTCTCGAGATTCTGCAGCCAAGGTCAGATCGCTTGGGATTCTTTCTCCTGCGAAAGGATCAGGGCGTCCACGGCAAGGCTCGGAAGACGCTCTCTCGTTTGCTCCGACCCTGTGAGCGTTTCAGAAATGAACTACAGGGAAGAAAGGGCGTGCCGGATTGCCGAAAAAGAGGCGAAGAAGCAGATGGCAGCAGCCCTTGCTGAAGGCAAAGCTTGCATCCCTATCAAGAATTCCTCCGGCTCCTCCGTTCCTGAGGTTAGCGGGACTTCCGCACCTCCAACTGGCTCTTCCGAGCTCGGTACAGAATCTACCAAGGCTCCTGCTGGCCCGTTG TCGATGACTGAAATGATTTGCTCAAAAAATCCTTCAGCCCCCCCTGCGTCCCCTGCTGATCTAATGAGGAGCTACATTCGGCCTGGAGTTCTGATTCCGGCGTTCGCTGACATGACCGAGGTCAACCGTTTTGCGGACAAAATCGGCAAG CTAATGATCGAGTTTAACTCCTCGGTGGCGTCCTACGAGGATCAACTGTTCGCCTCCCCTTCATCTTCCGAGGTGAACCTTCTTCAAGAGAGGATCGCTGACCTGGAAGCTCAG AAGGCTGAAATAGAGGTGCTCGACCTCGGGGTTGCTAACGAGGACCTCCGAGACAAACTAAAGAAGGCGAGGGACCTTTACTTCGAGGCAGCGGGGGACCTGAAGGCAGCCAAGAACAGGTTGCACGAGATCGAGCTCCGAAATCAGCTACTCGAAGCTGGCAATAGCTGCGAGATTGAGAGGGTGCGGAGGGAGGAGAGGCAGGCAATGAAGCGAACTCTCCGCCCCTTGGTCGAGGAGGTGAAGGTCACTTtcgaagagagggagaagctaGCTCCGCTCCAGATCCGAGCCGCCGAGATCAGGGCTAACCGAATGCTGGTTGAGGAGATCTCCAGGCGAGAGATCCAAGACATGGAAGCCGAGCTCGGACTCCTGAAAGCTGATGAGGAGGAAGCCGACGAAAAGGTTTCGAAGGTAACTCCCCGTGATCTCGACCTCACTGCATTCTCAGATCTTTTGGCGGATATGCTCGATCTCTTGTGCAGCGAACACCCGCTAAGCGTCACAATCGACGAGTCCGGCACTAACGTCGGGCAAATCTCGAATCAGGGGATGGACGATTATCTGGCGAACACCAGGTTGGAAGGGGAGCTTGTAGAGATGGGTTTGGCCCTTTCTGAAACGGCGTCGGAACCCGCTTTTCCTAAtcaatag